The following are from one region of the Candidatus Neomarinimicrobiota bacterium genome:
- a CDS encoding SRPBCC family protein, with the protein MDETQVLPISLDVAWDFFSDPANLEEITPPWLKFSIQSHDEGEMYPGMLIRYKVTALFGIPMNWITEITQVREGEYFIDEQRFGPYRFWYHQHHFSEVENGTKIRDILHYGLPFGIIGRIVHAVKVKGQLREIFEYRHRILRERFGE; encoded by the coding sequence ATGGATGAAACGCAGGTATTGCCGATTTCTCTCGACGTGGCGTGGGATTTTTTCTCGGATCCGGCCAACCTGGAGGAAATTACGCCTCCGTGGCTGAAGTTCAGCATACAATCGCATGACGAGGGGGAGATGTATCCCGGAATGCTTATCCGGTACAAGGTCACCGCGCTGTTCGGCATTCCGATGAACTGGATCACCGAAATCACCCAGGTGAGGGAAGGGGAATACTTCATCGACGAGCAGCGGTTCGGTCCGTACAGGTTCTGGTATCATCAGCATCATTTCAGCGAGGTTGAAAACGGGACGAAAATCAGGGATATTCTCCACTATGGACTGCCGTTTGGGATAATTGGAAGAATTGTACACGCAGTCAAAGTGAAGGGACAATTGCGGGAGATTTTTGAATATAGACACCGGATTTTGCGGGAACGATTTGGAGAATAA